The Borrelia parkeri genome window below encodes:
- the bdr gene encoding Bdr family repetitive protein: MGLAQPVITQQMVIAELTRAGINRDIAIDLSYRYYRNELTYKDIEYLETTFNLKLEKVEATLQADIRDLDNKIDNVRNELKSDIRDLDNKIDTVENNLNIKIDTKFNDLDNKIDTVRSELKSDIKDLDTKVDTVRSELKSDIKDLDNKIDVNKMELKSTLRLHGWMFGTLITLNIGIFLALMSLLVK; encoded by the coding sequence ATGGGACTTGCTCAACCTGTTATTACTCAGCAAATGGTTATAGCTGAACTTACTAGAGCTGGTATAAATAGAGATATTGCTATTGATTTGTCTTACAGATATTATCGTAATGAACTGACTTACAAGGATATTGAGTATTTAGAGACTACTTTTAACCTTAAACTTGAAAAGGTAGAAGCAACCTTACAAGCCGATATTAGAGACCTTGATAATAAAATTGACAACGTTAGAAATGAGTTAAAATCTGATATTAGAGACCTGGATAACAAAATAGATACTGTTGAGAATAATCTTAACATCAAGATTGATACTAAATTTAATGACCTGGATAATAAGATTGATACAGTCAGAAGTGAATTAAAATCTGATATTAAAGACTTGGATACCAAAGTCGATACAGTCAGAAGTGAATTAAAGTCTGACATTAAAGACTTGGATAATAAGATTGATGTTAACAAAATGGAACTTAAGAGTACATTAAGACTTCATGGTTGGATGTTTGGTACTCTTATCACACTTAATATAGGAATATTCTTAGCATTAATGTCATTATTAGTAAAGTAA